One part of the Hydrogenobacter sp. T-2 genome encodes these proteins:
- the clpP gene encoding ATP-dependent Clp endopeptidase proteolytic subunit ClpP, which yields MKILDQLVPIVIEQTPRGERAYDIYSRLLQDRIVLLGFPIDDHIANLIVAQLLFLEAQDPEKDIYMYINSPGGSVTAGMAIYDTMQYIKPDVVTICLGQAASMGAVLLSAGAKGKRYALPHSRIMIHQPLGGISGQATDIIIHAEEIRRIRHMLNEILSKHTGQPLEKIEKDVERDYFMSAQEAMEYGIVDKVIEKRS from the coding sequence ATGAAAATACTTGACCAACTTGTCCCCATAGTAATTGAGCAAACCCCAAGAGGTGAAAGAGCTTACGACATATACTCAAGGCTTCTACAAGATAGAATAGTCTTGCTTGGTTTTCCCATAGATGACCACATAGCTAACCTTATTGTCGCTCAGCTTCTTTTCCTTGAAGCTCAGGACCCAGAAAAAGATATATACATGTATATAAACTCACCTGGTGGGTCTGTCACCGCGGGCATGGCAATATACGACACCATGCAATACATAAAGCCTGACGTGGTTACCATATGCCTTGGTCAGGCAGCATCCATGGGTGCGGTTTTGCTCTCTGCTGGTGCAAAGGGTAAAAGGTATGCGCTGCCCCATTCAAGGATAATGATACACCAACCCCTTGGAGGCATATCAGGTCAGGCAACAGACATAATAATCCATGCGGAGGAGATAAGAAGGATAAGACATATGTTAAATGAAATCCTCTCCAAGCACACTGGACAGCCCTTAGAGAAGATTGAAAAGGATGTGGAAAGGGATTATTTTATGTCTGCTCAGGAAGCTATGGAATACGGTATAGTAGACAAAGTTATAGAAAAAAGGAGCTAA